A region of the Arctopsyche grandis isolate Sample6627 chromosome 10, ASM5162203v2, whole genome shotgun sequence genome:
caagtttctgatagacagataatatcataattattaactaatacattttgaagaaaagagtcagatttagttcggagacctctgacattttgataataaatgacaagacgattagaagacattgtaaaaaaggaagtagatagagcacgtactgatataaatataaatatccatatgcataaatgaaaatagatatatgcatataaacatacacataactgcatacacagataaagatatggaattattaagcaaaccatccttggtgataccagttgaaatgcaaaggtatacatggacacaaatataaaaacgaactcgtaccttttttagtttatgagtaaaatatatgtaaatagcatagttatatagtaataataaaaataataaattatatagccatacgtacataattgtttgcacatacattataatatgtgatgcagaccagtagacaataaatgcatagataattattaggttattaaaatttaatattgcacttagtcatttgattttgcaaagatctgattcttttgagatttgtatgatattggagctcgcactttttctaatcatgatcttgcaatctttaacccacaagtaggcgtagttatattcagttttcaattggcgtgctcgcttcaataataatttattcgttggtgtaaggtgatccgttacgtatagggtggtgggcgggcctggaatattgatgtcgttggtggtgatgccgcggcgggcgcgcacggccgccatcagcaggtccttacgacggcgctgagtgaaccgtacgaccactgatgacgtgcgcacactcacatcgctgttgccctctcgctgttgctgttgctgtgaacctgcaacgccctgggacgggtacggccgcacacggtgtatggtgtcaatatctgtgtcgcacaatttgtgacccacgacagcacataagtcatataatatagacactagattttcaccctttttcataggtatgccggatatttctacattgttttttctagagaattgatcttgcagattgttttcttgtttcagttcaacaatagtattttgcgcctcaattaaacctttatttacatcagaaaagcaggaaattttcttttcagcagtggttagtctcccatcaaattcatcagacttagcctctattgtgaataatttattgtttatgtctgtgattacagattttatgttttcaaactcatttttcatggtattaaagtctgctcgaaagcatttaatttcattaagtatatcaaataaagatggctgaggactgatgactgaatcttgagaactgagcattagtgatgaggactgagacggcggaagggggttaggatggatacggcaagaaacgcatcgccatttttccttattctttgacgtcatttttttgtattttgtttccgaaatccccacacaatcatggtggaaaggttcttcacaaagctcgcacagcacataattagtcaacaacacaacacttttgcatttatagcaaatcattgttaagtattattagttattagcgtcacaatttataatttaaataagagaatattctcaaaatttcgcacaaaaatatgtatgaaataaatagttttttgtttaacaatgttgcattatgctgtaatattgtaaatatgctctgggttcgagagttaatatataatttcagaaatcagtttgatcacgttcgttgccaaacgaatattatttgaagaaacaaaagaacttttttttttttttttttttcttcttcttttttttttttttttttcaagtgaaaattatctttaaaatataaccttagaaatcagtttaaccactgtatttaatcacaattgcaaaaattttaatcaaaaattaaagcaacaccaataactctacacaatatgcaaagcacgacaccattaaccgacaatatttacgaaaaaagcatccaaatagcggacgagcaaaacaacgaaccagctagttattatgctacctagcataatattttaaatcctCGAAAGAAAAGATCGAACAAAATCAGAATCACTGGATTGgtgttgtattttaaattaatcaatatattttaataaacgtattttaataaattaaaaatgtacatgaGAAATTATAAAAGCTGGCTTGAGTTGatattaaggcttccaatcccgggatcccgggcacCGGGATCCCGTACCCGGGTACCGTGGTACCGTGAATACCCGGGTACCGTGGTACCGGGTATCCCGGGTACCGTGAAttccggtgctgaaactagtctgaataccgggattacggtgctggcagaaatttctttaaaatacaatttttacaaaaataatatggaaaaagcgTGTAACAACATTATACAACGAACAATAACAGTcataatacatttgtttgcactgAAGGGTTTCACCCCAGCTCGCCGTTTCCTCGAAATATTACGCACGGCCTGAATTGTATTGCAGATTTTGTcctcaactgcaatgatattcgaagcatattgacatttttttatttttatgagacCTGTATTATTTAGGATCGAATATGATTTTCTCAGTCGTACAGGGGATTTTGCAAGTGTTTAGATCTCGTTACGCTGCGTGTGTTGTACTAAGACGCTGTTGTTTCTGTTAATCGTACGAAGATTATCTATTttgattacattttattataatatttatatgtccagttcttcgatatatacatagtactataaactatattaaaattaattattgaataaaattcgttggtgtgatattttttttttacataaagtcaaTTTAATTGGAGTTTTTATATTAGATGGATTGTTTAGTTTTAGCTAAATTcgaacttattttaaaataaaaattaaaactaaattcagatctgtataataaaaataaataaacgaatactgtgtattatatttttttttcatatagtaCACAGtattctatattatttatattttaataagattttaaatgtatgtgcaattgaactttttttttccttatacACCGGAATCCCAGTGCTAGCAACGGGATCCCGGGATCAAAATTTCcaagcaccgcaatcccggtgctgacgaaaccttccgggattggaagcactagttgATATGAATTGAGAGTGAAGAAAGTAACTTTTACCACTGTTTAATTAAGAAAGCTGCATTTGGATAGATATCTGTCATTGCTTCGATCTTACACAAGATtccattgtaatttttaatgagctaGTTAATGACCAAACTCCTCCAGCTTCAAGTGGGTGATATTATCTTACTTCAATTTTAGCTGACTACCAAATGTCGGCAAAATACCAAAGCGATTTAaagagtggttcaaaatcagatcatacTTTTTTGACTTACTAAAATTTTAACTAACAAATTGAAGCAAATCTGTTGGAATACAAGTAAGCTACGGCAGAAAAATTGTCAGACTTGTGTTTGTCGATTTATCTGCAAACAATGAAACAAATCTAAGTAAATGACTACCTTATAGCAAATTTAACCAAGAGAGCCTTGATTGAATTGTACttggaaaacaaaaaaaaaattgctgaaGTTGCTGATAATTGCTGATAAACTATTACGATATATGGATTGCTAGATACTAACAAATCTTTACGTGGTTGGCCACCTTTATCACTATAGTGGTGGGGGTGAGAGGTCTCCTTTGAGCAAACTTCTCTCAATTAGCAGATAAAAAAGTAGAGGAGGGGATGCGGAAAAACTTGGGAATGGGGTTTCAAAAATTACACTCAAGAATTCGGAAGCCATAAATTATAACGCTTGAAAGTTAGCCGTGGTCCGGATAATATTATCTGAATACAAGGGGATTTCGGGGCTTATATTTTAAACTCGTGTAAGAGGGATGCGATGTTGCGAGATCTGATATTTGAACCGCATAAACTGCGTGATTAGGTTAGATTCCGGCTCAATTGAAAAACTTTCCCTCGGTTGAAATTTAAAGTTGCTAACTAACTTCTACATTAGCTTATAATTTCCATACGTTGACTTACTATGATTTTAATTGAACCCTTTtgcttaaaatatgtaaaattgattATTGACATGTTAATTCGCaacctttaaatttttttttttttacatatatataatatacctcAATGAGACTtcctgaaattaattaattacaaacaatgcagcatttttcttacataaattactgtatttagagaggctgaagaactcgaaaataacaattaattaattagttaatccattgagacatctatggatttttcgacttgaacataattttttacaaattgtacataaataatacagaacatttgtgacagcaggtaggattaTTTTTTTGCCAATCTCAAGGAACCGTTACGACAATGaacagataaaattgacaaactctgttATCGGTATCTGGAACAGAAACAGTAATCGAGATCCGGagctgaaacagtaatcgggataaGGAATttaaacagtaatcgggatctggaactgaaacagtaatcgggatccggaattaaaaaaagcattcggatctggaactgaaatagTAATTGGTATCTGGAACACAAACAGTTATCgggtccggaactgaaacaggaatcgagatccgaaactgaaacaaatcgggatccggaactgaaacagttatGGGGAtcaggaactgaaacagtaatcgggatccggaattgaaaataGCTGGAAATGATAAAAGAATCCGGAAATGATAATataactgaaaaagtaatctgGAAACAGAATCGAAATTGAAAGCGGAattgatatcgtcgtcatacaaactttgatttgttttcgatgctaccaatcaacattacatatttacttacatatgtatgtacatacataaagtctctttcgaaattatatattagatgtaaatGATTTTACAAAACAGCTTTCCTACATTTTGAATATGCAattagataataataaaaaataaagctttAAGGCGATTGCTTTGAAGATGAAACTAATTCTTGATTGGTTTCTGAAATTGCTGCGAATACAATACAATTgggatttcaattaatttaaaaataaacaattcagCCTTGCGAAATATGTAGTTACCCGCAAATAAGCCGATCCCAGCATTCGTATTCAACGATCAAAAAGAGAACATAATGAACAATATTGAATTACAACCtcgcatacatattacatatgtaatatacgtGCGCgtgtgtattacatacatacatactacatatgcacatatattaaaCGCAAGTGTGGGTGTTTCGTTTTTACTCTTTTTCCCCGTCGTTTTCGATAAAAGTGAAAAACAAAAGAGATCGG
Encoded here:
- the LOC143917639 gene encoding uncharacterized protein LOC143917639, coding for MICYKCKSVVLLTNYVLCELCEEPFHHDCVGISETKYKKMTSKNKEKWRCVSCRIHPNPLPPSQSSSLMLSSQDSVISPQPSLFDILNEIKCFRADFNTMKNEFENIKSVITDINNKLFTIEAKSDEFDGRLTTAEKKISCFSDVNKGLIEAQNTIVELKQENNLQDQFSRKNNVEISGIPMKKGENLVSILYDLCAVVGHKLCDTDIDTIHRVRPYPSQGVAGSQQQQQREGNSDVSVRTSSVVVRFTQRRRKDLLMAAVRARRGITTNDINIPGPPTTLYVTDHLTPTNKLLLKRARQLKTEYNYAYLWVKDCKIMIRKSASSNIIQISKESDLCKIK